A genomic window from Lasioglossum baleicum chromosome 7, iyLasBale1, whole genome shotgun sequence includes:
- the LOC143210770 gene encoding uncharacterized protein LOC143210770 isoform X2, with translation MSFMDNIDSYKKMVSEEIMQTPCTMDESSTEFMVLPKYEHIEESLVVGEEIVVDENMDLDQQISEEAVCESKEAVEYFERDINATIPVEFVEDSVSLSTTNIAKQEWLPDDANNQDILLSEPEESESEIGCSRITSDDQYEDEETIATFVTATGQQLALYAVEDSEEIFAVAMYDESGVPPTSFQFLMKSDVERLIGEGAVRTVRKPTQIKKQLLTTQPPIFFSKNDSTDDILIHNENKIETKHETLQKEDDSWEENSTLMEDSNLNLHMKRVSNIIYASDDKHSDLTYLMMDNCPVNIDNSEEYQEEDESDSEILEQSTVQYILFEGDQSDSELTFDEIQTTLRNLKTAESKSSRRQLNKKLDTEQDSFANVKQSECDHSVDNNSNCNHISNTLTERKLNLVDSEKESLELFTDSTMNGISNNTNLDLANGSIECVSPESTQMQYRTKRSRKQQLISVNREDSEIIIQPASLLSEEDNNVKKRGKRKKYRQRSNDAKRMKKVKRKEVEVIEIDVDEEENMLQSKRDVVEITIDDSKDKYSSDKENEIIMVGDSDEESSQSNSKKMLLQCQHCARNFRQQRAFETHLRVCSKSPSNSIRFKEQKIKHSSRTNEDAVKKEYTCKICQEKFDVVVVLARHVRSEHSQRKKRRLSKSSIERQSKEVEEKKESIESKKELTMIKNIKRKRNQRLNCTWEVKKLSCSDCGRWFPSAPLLRAHCLQHGTKKTEHKVRRCHICQKLIKSRLLFVQHLKKHRSMRKTPKTVTNIQKKLHTTRSVTRKIKKLRKRGRPRKL, from the exons ATGTCGTTTATGGATAACATTGATAGTTATAAAAAAATGGTTTCCGAAGAAATCATGCAAACACCGTGTACAATGGACGAAAGTTCAACCGAATTTATGGTTCTACCAAAATATGAGCATATAGAAGAGTCGCTG GTTGTTGGCGAAGAAATAGTAGTAGACGAAAACATGGATTTAGACCAACAAATTTCTGAAGAAGCTGTTTGCGAATCTAAAGAAgcagttgaatattttgaaagagATATAAACGCAACAATAcctgttgaatttgttgaagaTTCTGTATCGTTATCTACAACAAACATTGCTAAACAGGAATGGTTACCAGATGATGCGAATAATCAGGATATATTg TTATCGGAACCAGAAGAGAGTGAATCTGAAATCGGTTGTAGTAGAATAACAAGCGATGACCAATACGAAGATGAAGAAACAATAGCTACATTTGTAACCGCTACGGGTCAACAGTTAGCATTATATGCAGTTGAAGATTCAGAAGAAATTTTTGCTGTAGCAATGTATGACGAGTCTGGAGTGCCTCCGACAAGTTTTCAGTTTCTCATGAA GTCTGACGTTGAAAGATTGATAGGTGAAGGTGCTGTTAGAACTGTAAGGAAACCAACACAAATAAAAAAGCAATTACTGACAACACAGCCGCCAATATTCTTTTCTAAGAATGATTCAACAGACGATATACTGATACACAACGAAAACAAAATTGAAACCAAACATGAAACATTGCAAAAGGAAGATGATTCATGGGAAGAAAACTCAACCTTGATGGAGGATTCTAATTTAAATCTACATATGAAACGAGTTTCTAACATTATATATGCATCTGATGATAAACACTCAGACTTGACATACTTAATGATGGACAATTGTCCTGTAAATATTG ACAATTCGGAAGAATATCAAGAAGAGGATGAAAGCGACAGTGAAATTTTAGAACAGTCAACTGTACAGTACATTCTCTTCGAAGGTGATCAATCTGATTCTGAGTTAACTTTCGACGAGATTCAAACAACACTTCGGAATCTTAAAACGGCCGAATCGAAATCATCAAGGCGGCAATTAAATAAGAAACTTGATACAGAACAAGACAGTTTCGCAAATGTTAAGCAATCTGAATGCGATCATTCAGTGGAtaataattctaattgcaatcacATTTCCAATACATTGACagagagaaaattgaatttagtAGACAGTGAAAAAGAATCTCTGGAATTATTTACAGATTCAACGATGAATGGAATATCAAACAACACGAATTTAGATCTAGCGAACGGCTCCATAGAATGTGTATCACCTGAATCGACACAAATGCAGTATAGAACGAAAAGATCTCGTAAACAACAATTAATTTCTGTGAACCGTGAAGATTCAGAAATAATTATTCAACCGGCGTCTCTTCTGAGCGAAGAGGACAACAATGTTAAGAAAAGAGGTAAACGGAAGAAATACCGTCAAAGGAGTAACGACGCGAAAAGAATGAAGAAGGTTAAACGTAAGGAAGTTGAAGTGATTGAAATCGACGTTGACGAAGAAGAGAATATGCTCCAGTCAAAGAGGGATGTTGTTGAAATAACTATAGACGATAGTAAGGATAAGTATTCTAGTGATaaagagaatgaaattattatggTAGGAGATtcagacgaagaatcgtcgcagtCAAATTCCAAAAAGATGTTACTACAGTGCCAACACTGTGCAAGAAACTTTCGACAGCAAAGAGCATTCGAAACTCATTTACGAGTATGTTCGAAATCACCATCGAATTCGATTCGATTTAAagaacagaaaattaaacattcaagTAGAACAAACGAAGATGCGGTGAAGAAAGAGTATACTTGTAAAATATGTCAAGAGAAGTTCGATGTTGTCGTGGTTTTAGCACGTCACGTGCGTTCGGAACATTCTCAAAGGAAGAAACGTAGATTAAGTAAATCGTCGATCGAACGGCAATCTAAAGAGGTGGAAGAGAAAAAGGAATCTATTGAATCAAAAAAAGAATTGACTATGATTAAAAACatcaaaagaaaaagaaatcaacGACTAAATTGTACATGGGAAGTAAAGAAATTGAGTTGTTCCGATTGCGGCAGATGGTTTCCGAGTGCTCCCTTGTTGAGAGCACATTGTTTGCAACACGGTACAAAAAAAACTG AACACAAGGTACGCAGGTGTCACATATGCCAGAAGCTGATAAAGTCTAGATTGCTTTTCGTACAACATTTGAAGAAGCATAGAAGTATGCGAAAAACCCCAAAGACGGTAACAAACattcaaaaaaaattacataccaCGAGATCAGTGACGCGCAAGATTAAAAAACTAAGAAAGCGGGGACGACCACGGAAACTTTGA
- the LOC143210770 gene encoding uncharacterized protein LOC143210770 isoform X1, with protein sequence MSFMDNIDSYKKMVSEEIMQTPCTMDESSTEFMVLPKYEHIEESLVVGEEIVVDENMDLDQQISEEAVCESKEAVEYFERDINATIPVEFVEDSVSLSTTNIAKQEWLPDDANNQDILLSEPEESESEIGCSRITSDDQYEDEETIATFVTATGQQLALYAVEDSEEIFAVAMYDESGVPPTSFQFLMKSDVERLIGEGAVRTVRKPTQIKKQLLTTQPPIFFSKNDSTDDILIHNENKIETKHETLQKEDDSWEENSTLMEDSNLNLHMKRVSNIIYASDDKHSDLTYLMMDNCPVNIADNSEEYQEEDESDSEILEQSTVQYILFEGDQSDSELTFDEIQTTLRNLKTAESKSSRRQLNKKLDTEQDSFANVKQSECDHSVDNNSNCNHISNTLTERKLNLVDSEKESLELFTDSTMNGISNNTNLDLANGSIECVSPESTQMQYRTKRSRKQQLISVNREDSEIIIQPASLLSEEDNNVKKRGKRKKYRQRSNDAKRMKKVKRKEVEVIEIDVDEEENMLQSKRDVVEITIDDSKDKYSSDKENEIIMVGDSDEESSQSNSKKMLLQCQHCARNFRQQRAFETHLRVCSKSPSNSIRFKEQKIKHSSRTNEDAVKKEYTCKICQEKFDVVVVLARHVRSEHSQRKKRRLSKSSIERQSKEVEEKKESIESKKELTMIKNIKRKRNQRLNCTWEVKKLSCSDCGRWFPSAPLLRAHCLQHGTKKTEHKVRRCHICQKLIKSRLLFVQHLKKHRSMRKTPKTVTNIQKKLHTTRSVTRKIKKLRKRGRPRKL encoded by the exons ATGTCGTTTATGGATAACATTGATAGTTATAAAAAAATGGTTTCCGAAGAAATCATGCAAACACCGTGTACAATGGACGAAAGTTCAACCGAATTTATGGTTCTACCAAAATATGAGCATATAGAAGAGTCGCTG GTTGTTGGCGAAGAAATAGTAGTAGACGAAAACATGGATTTAGACCAACAAATTTCTGAAGAAGCTGTTTGCGAATCTAAAGAAgcagttgaatattttgaaagagATATAAACGCAACAATAcctgttgaatttgttgaagaTTCTGTATCGTTATCTACAACAAACATTGCTAAACAGGAATGGTTACCAGATGATGCGAATAATCAGGATATATTg TTATCGGAACCAGAAGAGAGTGAATCTGAAATCGGTTGTAGTAGAATAACAAGCGATGACCAATACGAAGATGAAGAAACAATAGCTACATTTGTAACCGCTACGGGTCAACAGTTAGCATTATATGCAGTTGAAGATTCAGAAGAAATTTTTGCTGTAGCAATGTATGACGAGTCTGGAGTGCCTCCGACAAGTTTTCAGTTTCTCATGAA GTCTGACGTTGAAAGATTGATAGGTGAAGGTGCTGTTAGAACTGTAAGGAAACCAACACAAATAAAAAAGCAATTACTGACAACACAGCCGCCAATATTCTTTTCTAAGAATGATTCAACAGACGATATACTGATACACAACGAAAACAAAATTGAAACCAAACATGAAACATTGCAAAAGGAAGATGATTCATGGGAAGAAAACTCAACCTTGATGGAGGATTCTAATTTAAATCTACATATGAAACGAGTTTCTAACATTATATATGCATCTGATGATAAACACTCAGACTTGACATACTTAATGATGGACAATTGTCCTGTAAATATTG CAGACAATTCGGAAGAATATCAAGAAGAGGATGAAAGCGACAGTGAAATTTTAGAACAGTCAACTGTACAGTACATTCTCTTCGAAGGTGATCAATCTGATTCTGAGTTAACTTTCGACGAGATTCAAACAACACTTCGGAATCTTAAAACGGCCGAATCGAAATCATCAAGGCGGCAATTAAATAAGAAACTTGATACAGAACAAGACAGTTTCGCAAATGTTAAGCAATCTGAATGCGATCATTCAGTGGAtaataattctaattgcaatcacATTTCCAATACATTGACagagagaaaattgaatttagtAGACAGTGAAAAAGAATCTCTGGAATTATTTACAGATTCAACGATGAATGGAATATCAAACAACACGAATTTAGATCTAGCGAACGGCTCCATAGAATGTGTATCACCTGAATCGACACAAATGCAGTATAGAACGAAAAGATCTCGTAAACAACAATTAATTTCTGTGAACCGTGAAGATTCAGAAATAATTATTCAACCGGCGTCTCTTCTGAGCGAAGAGGACAACAATGTTAAGAAAAGAGGTAAACGGAAGAAATACCGTCAAAGGAGTAACGACGCGAAAAGAATGAAGAAGGTTAAACGTAAGGAAGTTGAAGTGATTGAAATCGACGTTGACGAAGAAGAGAATATGCTCCAGTCAAAGAGGGATGTTGTTGAAATAACTATAGACGATAGTAAGGATAAGTATTCTAGTGATaaagagaatgaaattattatggTAGGAGATtcagacgaagaatcgtcgcagtCAAATTCCAAAAAGATGTTACTACAGTGCCAACACTGTGCAAGAAACTTTCGACAGCAAAGAGCATTCGAAACTCATTTACGAGTATGTTCGAAATCACCATCGAATTCGATTCGATTTAAagaacagaaaattaaacattcaagTAGAACAAACGAAGATGCGGTGAAGAAAGAGTATACTTGTAAAATATGTCAAGAGAAGTTCGATGTTGTCGTGGTTTTAGCACGTCACGTGCGTTCGGAACATTCTCAAAGGAAGAAACGTAGATTAAGTAAATCGTCGATCGAACGGCAATCTAAAGAGGTGGAAGAGAAAAAGGAATCTATTGAATCAAAAAAAGAATTGACTATGATTAAAAACatcaaaagaaaaagaaatcaacGACTAAATTGTACATGGGAAGTAAAGAAATTGAGTTGTTCCGATTGCGGCAGATGGTTTCCGAGTGCTCCCTTGTTGAGAGCACATTGTTTGCAACACGGTACAAAAAAAACTG AACACAAGGTACGCAGGTGTCACATATGCCAGAAGCTGATAAAGTCTAGATTGCTTTTCGTACAACATTTGAAGAAGCATAGAAGTATGCGAAAAACCCCAAAGACGGTAACAAACattcaaaaaaaattacataccaCGAGATCAGTGACGCGCAAGATTAAAAAACTAAGAAAGCGGGGACGACCACGGAAACTTTGA